Proteins from a genomic interval of Medicago truncatula cultivar Jemalong A17 chromosome 3, MtrunA17r5.0-ANR, whole genome shotgun sequence:
- the LOC11422950 gene encoding G-type lectin S-receptor-like serine/threonine-protein kinase At4g27290 isoform X2 encodes MCVCLKLNQCKMTNILPMILFVILSLLLFFFQLSTSIDTITQFQSLHDGNTLVSNDGTFELGFFTPGSSTNRYVGIWYKNMPNRIVWVANRDDPIKDNTSNSTMLIMSNDGNLEILTNNNQTLVWSTNITTQSLSTTSSHVAQLLDNGNFVIKANNNTDQQSNNFLWQGFDFPCDTLLPDMKLGWDLKTGLNRQLTSWKSWDDPSSGDLTWGIVLSSNPEVVLKKGSVEIHRTGPWNGVGFSGAPVEIVTSIVVITTSVNNSNEVYYIYSLVNKSNVSITYLNQTTSHRERVNWIPEDDTWSVIESLPKDDCDVYNRCGPYGNCVHNESPICQCLDGFEPKSPKNWDASNWTQGCVRKGDEDWRCGVNDSFVRFYGLKLPDTSHTWVDANMTLENCKNKCLEDCSCMAYSNLDVAGDGSGCSIWFGDLIDLKQISSFQQYLYIRMDASTVDSNGDVSGGKKNHTLAIAVTIPLIIILLLVIIVFYVYKRKRKQRDNSEMNTLTEIKYEDQQDFELPLFNISTMISATNDFSNYNKLGEGGFGPVYKGTLATDGQEIAVKRLSGSSKQGSKEFKNEVILCAKLQHRNLVKVLGCCIQGEERMLIYEYMPNKSLDSFLFAQKKLLDWFKRFNIICGVARGLIYLHQDSRLRIIHRDLKPSNILLDNDMNAKISDFGLAKICGDDQVEGNTKRVVGTHGYMAPEYAIDGLFSTKSDVFSFGVLLLEIVSGQKNKGLTFPSNNHNLVGHAWRLWKEGNSEELIDDCLRDSYIPSEALRCIQVGLLCLQLHPNDRPNMTYVLAMLTNESVLAQPKEPGFIMQRVSNEGESTTKSFSINEVTISLIGAR; translated from the exons ATGTGTGTCTGCCTCAAACTCAATCAATGCAAAATGACCAATATTCTTCCTATGATATTGTTTGTTATTCTTAGTCTCCTGTtgttcttctttcaattatctACTTCAATTGATACCATCACCCAATTTCAATCTCTTCATGATGGCAACACTTTGGTTTCTAATGATGGAACCTTTGAGTTAGGATTTTTCACACCAGGTAGTTCCACAAATCGCTATGTGGGAATATGGTACAAAAATATGCCTAATAGAATAGTTTGGGTTGCAAACCGTGATGATCCAATCAAAGACAACACCTCCAACTCAACCATGTTGATCATGAGCAATGATGGAAACCTTGAAATACTTACCAACAACAATCAAACACTTGTTTGGTCAACAAACATCACAACACAATCTTTGTCAACTACAAGTTCTCATGTTGCTCAACTATTAGACAATGGAAACTTTGTAATCAAAGCCAACAACAATACTGATCAACAAAGTAATAATTTCTTATGGCAAGGTTTTGATTTTCCTTGTGATACTTTGTTGCCAGACATGAAGCTTGGATGGGACCTAAAAACCGGTCTTAATCGTCAATTAACTTCATGGAAAAGTTGGGACGATCCATCTTCGGGAGATTTAACTTGGGGTATTGTCCTTAGTAGTAATCCAgaagttgtattgaaaaaagGATCAGTTGAGATTCATAGAACTGGCCCTTGGAATGGAGTTGGATTTAGTGGAGCACCTGTGGAGATTGTTACTTCAATTGTTGTAATTACAACGTCGGTGAACAATTCAAATGAAGTTTATTACATATATAGTCTTGTAAACAAGAGTAATGTTTCAATAACTtatttgaaccaaacaactaGTCATCGCGAACGTGTTAATTGGATTCCAGAAGACGATACTTGGAGTGTTATTGAGTCGTTGCCAAAAGATGATTGTGATGTCTATAATCGTTGTGGCCCTTATGGAAATTGCGTTCATAACGAGTCTCCAATTTGCCAATGTTTAGATGGGTTTGAGCCTAAATCGCCAAAAAATTGGGACGCATCAAATTGGACACAAGGATGTGTGCGCAAAGGTGACGAAGATTGGAGATGTGGAGTGAATGATAGTTTTGTAAGATTTTATGGATTGAAATTGCCAGATACATCACATACTTGGGTTGATGCAAATATGACACTTGAGAATTGTAAGAATAAATGCTTGGAAGATTGTTCTTGCATGGCTTATTCAAACTTGGATGTGGCTGGAGATGGTAGTGGTTGTTCTATATGGTTTGGTGATCTTATAGACTTGAAACAGATTTCATCATTCCAACAATATCTATATATTCGAATGGATGCTTCCACAGTAG attcaaatggaGATGTTTCTGGTGGGAAGAAAAATCATACATTGGCAATTGCAGTCACTATTCCTTTGATCATCATTTTACTGCTGGTGATCATAGTCTTCTACGtttacaagagaaaaagaaagcaaaGAG ATAATTCAGAGATGAACACTTTAACCgaaataaaatatgaagacCAACAAGATTTTGAGCTTCCTTTGTTCAATATTTCTACAATGATAAGTGCCACAAATGACTTTTCGAACTATAACAAACTTGGAGAAGGTGGCTTTGGACCAGTATATAAG GGTACACTAGCTACAGATGGGCAAGAGATTGCCGTCAAAAGGCTTTCAGGAAGTTCAAAACAAGGatcaaaagaatttaaaaatgaagttaTATTATGTGCAAAACTTCAACATCGAAATCTTGTTAAGGTTCTTGGTTGTTGCATTCAAGGAGAAGAGAGAATGCTTATCTATGAATATATGCCCAACAAAAGCTTAGATTCATTTCTTTTTG CTCAAAAGAAACTTTTAGATTGGTTTAAGCGCTTCAACATCATTTGTGGAGTTGCTCGTGGACTGATTTATCTTCATCAAGATTCTAGATTGAGGATCATACATCGAGATCTAAAAccaagtaatattttattagacAATGATATGAATGCCAAAATATCAGATTTTGGCTTGGCAAAAATTTGTGGGGATGATCAAGTTGAGGGGAATACAAAAAGAGTAGTTGGAACACA TGGTTATATGGCTCCAGAATACGCCATTGATGGACTATTTTCTACAAAATCTGATGTATTTAGCTTTGGTGTATTATTACTAGAGATTGTAAGTGGACAGAAAAATAAAGGACTTACATTTCCAAGCAACAACCATAATCTTGTTGGGCAT gcTTGGAGGTTATGGAAAGAGGGAAATTCGGAAgaattgattgatgattgtcTAAGGGACTCATATATTCCATCTGAAGCTTTAAGATGCATACAAGTTGGTCTTTTATGTCTACAACTTCATCCAAATGATAGACCAAATATGACATATGTGCTTGCGATGTTGACAAATGAATCTGTTTTAGCCCAACCAAAGGAACCTGGTTTCATAATGCAAAGGGTCTCTAATGAGGGAGAATCTACAACGAAGTCTTTCTCAATCAATGAGGTCACTATTTCGTTAATAGGTgctagatga